A single window of Actinoallomurus bryophytorum DNA harbors:
- a CDS encoding metal-sensitive transcriptional regulator, translating to MHGYAKDKDAYLTRLRRIEGQVRGLQRMVAEDEYCIDVLTQVSAVTRALQSVALGLLEDHLGHCVAQAIDEGGPEAEEKVKEASAAIARLVRS from the coding sequence ATGCACGGGTACGCGAAGGACAAGGACGCCTACCTGACCCGGTTGCGACGCATCGAGGGTCAGGTACGCGGGCTGCAGCGCATGGTCGCCGAAGATGAGTACTGCATCGATGTTCTCACCCAGGTCTCGGCCGTGACCCGTGCGCTCCAGTCGGTCGCGCTCGGGCTACTCGAGGACCACCTCGGGCACTGCGTCGCGCAGGCCATCGACGAGGGCGGGCCCGAGGCCGAGGAAAAGGTCAAGGAGGCCTCCGCCGCCATCGCGCGGCTCGTACGTTCGTGA
- a CDS encoding DUF47 domain-containing protein has protein sequence MRFRLTPREDSYYDMFADSANNLVTGARLLVELISDGGNREGIAEKMRACEHAGDEFTHAIMRRLNESFITPFDREDIYRLASSLDDVMDFMEAAADLVVLYKIGELPRDVVGQVEVLERAAELTAEAMPRLRGMKDLSEYWIEINRLENQGDQVYRRLLAELFGGEYDALTVLKLKEVVDQLEAAADAFEKVANTVESIAVKES, from the coding sequence GTGCGATTCCGACTCACCCCGCGTGAGGATAGCTACTACGACATGTTCGCGGACTCCGCGAACAATCTGGTCACTGGCGCCCGGTTGCTCGTGGAGCTCATCAGCGACGGCGGTAACCGTGAGGGGATCGCCGAGAAGATGCGCGCCTGCGAGCACGCCGGCGACGAGTTCACTCACGCGATCATGCGCAGGCTCAACGAAAGCTTCATCACGCCCTTCGACCGAGAGGACATCTACCGGCTGGCCTCCTCACTCGATGACGTCATGGACTTCATGGAGGCGGCCGCCGACCTCGTCGTCCTCTACAAGATCGGGGAGTTGCCCCGAGACGTCGTCGGCCAGGTCGAGGTGCTCGAACGCGCCGCCGAGCTGACCGCCGAGGCGATGCCGCGGCTGCGCGGAATGAAGGACCTCAGCGAGTACTGGATCGAGATCAACCGCCTGGAGAACCAGGGCGACCAGGTCTACCGTCGTCTGCTGGCCGAGCTGTTCGGCGGCGAGTACGACGCGTTGACGGTGCTCAAGCTCAAGGAGGTCGTCGACCAGCTCGAGGCGGCGGCCGACGCCTTCGAGAAGGTGGCCAACACCGTCGAGTCCATCGCGGTCAAGGAATCGTGA
- a CDS encoding DivIVA domain-containing protein: protein MSNEAEILPNLLREETFEIVMRGYNRRQVDEYIARTRNQIRELEARLSRALDEVERTRREMTEVREARRPTGDDLSERLRQIINLAEEEAQSKLGDADQKVTQIRQDAEKEAKRVIDEAHGKSERTVAQAQENASHMLSAAKQESERVLSSAKQEADKLLLDTRNDAERTLTNAERRASAINEDASDRLTQLTQQHSQALGRLGEISETLVGLLRNEDKAGPLEKMVSDIAAAPRQDRGERQDRQERQGDGQGPGRPQGQPQAQHARPQQQAPHAQPPAHPHAQPQPHAHPQGQAHPMPPAGQPDPQRIIQVPPSPPASDPAE from the coding sequence ATGAGCAACGAAGCCGAGATCCTGCCAAATCTCCTCCGCGAGGAGACGTTCGAGATCGTCATGCGCGGCTACAACCGCCGCCAGGTCGACGAATACATCGCCCGCACGCGCAACCAGATCCGCGAGCTCGAGGCACGGTTGTCCCGTGCACTCGACGAGGTCGAACGCACCCGCCGGGAGATGACCGAGGTCCGCGAGGCCCGCCGGCCGACCGGTGACGACCTCAGCGAGCGCCTCCGTCAGATCATCAACCTGGCCGAGGAGGAGGCGCAGTCGAAGCTGGGCGACGCCGACCAGAAGGTCACCCAGATTCGGCAGGACGCCGAAAAAGAGGCCAAGCGCGTCATCGACGAGGCCCACGGCAAGTCCGAGCGGACGGTCGCCCAGGCCCAGGAGAACGCCAGCCACATGCTGTCGGCGGCCAAGCAGGAGTCCGAGAGGGTCCTGTCCAGCGCCAAGCAGGAGGCCGACAAGCTCCTCCTCGACACCCGCAATGACGCCGAGCGCACTCTGACGAACGCCGAGCGCCGCGCCTCGGCCATCAACGAGGACGCCTCGGACCGGCTGACGCAGCTCACCCAGCAGCACTCACAGGCACTCGGACGGCTCGGCGAGATCAGCGAGACCCTCGTCGGTCTGCTGCGCAACGAGGACAAGGCCGGTCCGCTGGAAAAGATGGTGAGCGACATCGCCGCCGCCCCCCGCCAGGACAGGGGGGAAAGGCAGGACAGGCAGGAGAGGCAGGGCGACGGCCAGGGGCCCGGCCGGCCGCAGGGACAGCCGCAGGCCCAGCACGCGCGTCCCCAGCAGCAGGCACCGCACGCACAGCCGCCCGCTCATCCCCATGCCCAGCCGCAGCCGCACGCCCACCCGCAGGGACAGGCGCACCCGATGCCGCCCGCCGGCCAGCCCGACCCGCAGCGGATCATCCAGGTTCCGCCGTCGCCGCCCGCGAGCGACCCGGCGGAGTGA
- a CDS encoding gamma carbonic anhydrase family protein, with product MTDFFRGVLGDHEPQIHPEAWVAPGAVIVGRVTLGRAANVWYGSVLRGEDEEIVVGEECNIQDLSCLHSDPGEPAVLEDRVSLGHKAMVHGAHIETGSLIGIGAIVLGGARIGAGSLVAAGALVPPGKTIPAGVLVAGVPGKVVRELNDDDRAVLAYTPAVYVEKSRLHREARWI from the coding sequence GTGACTGACTTCTTCCGTGGTGTGCTGGGTGACCATGAGCCGCAGATCCACCCCGAGGCGTGGGTCGCGCCGGGTGCCGTCATCGTCGGGCGGGTGACACTGGGACGTGCCGCGAACGTCTGGTACGGCTCGGTCCTGCGTGGCGAGGACGAGGAGATCGTGGTCGGTGAGGAGTGCAACATCCAGGACCTGTCCTGCCTGCACTCCGACCCGGGCGAGCCGGCCGTGCTGGAGGACCGGGTCAGCCTCGGGCACAAGGCGATGGTGCACGGCGCGCACATCGAGACCGGTTCGCTCATCGGGATCGGCGCGATCGTGCTCGGCGGCGCGCGGATCGGAGCGGGGTCGCTGGTCGCCGCGGGCGCCCTCGTACCCCCGGGCAAGACCATCCCTGCGGGCGTACTCGTCGCGGGCGTGCCGGGAAAAGTGGTGCGGGAGCTGAACGACGACGACCGCGCCGTACTCGCGTACACCCCCGCCGTGTACGTGGAGAAAAGCCGCCTGCACCGTGAGGCCCGCTGGATCTGA
- a CDS encoding inorganic phosphate transporter, whose protein sequence is MELTALIVVVGIALVFNYTNGFHDAANAIATSVSTRALTPRAALALAAVMNLVGAFLGTGVAKTVGSGIIDPPKDMHGLTIVAAALIGAIAWNLITWYYGLPSSSTHGLVGGLIGAALAASGSVLWAQVLEKVVLWMVLSPVVGLILGYFVMVAILWIFRHAYPGRVSRRFRIAQSLSAAAMALGHGLQDAQKTMGIIVLALVTTGYQGASDSHVPVWVILSCAAVLSLGTYAGGWRIMRTLGRKVIELDPPKGFAAEATAASILYATAFIWQAPVSTTHTITAAIMGVGSTKRRSAVRWGVAGNIVTAWILTIPAAGIVAAVAYWIINLFH, encoded by the coding sequence GTGGAGCTAACGGCCCTCATCGTCGTCGTCGGCATCGCGCTGGTCTTCAACTACACCAACGGCTTCCACGACGCGGCGAACGCCATCGCCACCTCCGTCTCGACGCGGGCGCTGACGCCCAGAGCGGCGCTGGCCCTGGCCGCGGTCATGAACCTCGTCGGAGCCTTCCTGGGTACGGGCGTCGCCAAGACGGTCGGCAGCGGCATCATCGACCCTCCGAAAGACATGCACGGACTCACGATCGTCGCCGCGGCGTTGATCGGTGCCATCGCGTGGAACCTCATCACCTGGTACTACGGGCTGCCCTCCTCGTCCACGCATGGGCTGGTCGGCGGCCTGATCGGGGCGGCGCTGGCCGCCTCGGGCAGCGTGCTCTGGGCCCAGGTGCTGGAGAAGGTCGTGCTCTGGATGGTGCTGTCGCCGGTGGTCGGGCTGATCCTCGGCTACTTCGTGATGGTCGCGATCCTGTGGATCTTCCGGCACGCGTACCCGGGGCGTGTCAGCCGCCGTTTCCGCATCGCCCAGTCGCTGTCGGCGGCCGCGATGGCACTCGGGCACGGGCTGCAGGACGCGCAGAAGACCATGGGCATCATCGTGCTCGCGCTGGTCACCACCGGTTACCAGGGCGCGTCGGACTCCCACGTTCCGGTGTGGGTCATCCTGAGCTGTGCCGCGGTCCTGTCGCTCGGCACCTATGCCGGCGGCTGGCGGATCATGCGGACACTCGGCCGGAAGGTGATCGAGCTCGACCCGCCGAAGGGTTTCGCCGCCGAGGCCACGGCGGCGAGCATCCTGTACGCCACGGCGTTCATCTGGCAGGCACCGGTGTCCACCACGCACACGATCACCGCGGCCATCATGGGCGTGGGTTCCACCAAGCGCCGCTCGGCGGTCCGCTGGGGAGTGGCCGGCAACATCGTGACCGCCTGGATTCTCACCATCCCGGCGGCCGGCATCGTCGCCGCCGTCGCCTACTGGATCATCAACCTGTTCCACTGA
- the pstB gene encoding phosphate ABC transporter ATP-binding protein PstB gives MAKRIEISGLNAYYGKFRAIEDISMTIEPRSVTAFIGPSGCGKSTLLRTLNRMHEVIPAARVEGKVLLDDLNLYGSEVDPVAVRRAIGMVFQRPNPFPTMSIFDNVAAGLKLNGVRGRGRLGEIVERSLRGANLWNEVKDRLNRPGAGLSGGQQQRLCIARAIAVEPQVLLMDEPCSALDPISTLAIEDLIASLKDQYTIVIVTHNMQQAARVSDTTGFFNLSAQGQPGRLIEIDDTNKIFTNPTEKATEDYITGRFG, from the coding sequence ATGGCCAAGCGGATCGAGATCTCCGGGCTTAACGCCTACTACGGCAAGTTCCGGGCCATCGAGGACATCTCGATGACGATCGAGCCTCGCTCCGTGACCGCGTTCATCGGTCCGTCCGGGTGTGGCAAGTCGACCTTGCTGCGCACACTGAACCGCATGCACGAGGTGATCCCCGCGGCGCGGGTCGAGGGCAAGGTGCTGCTCGACGACCTCAACCTGTACGGCTCGGAGGTGGACCCGGTCGCGGTACGCCGCGCGATCGGCATGGTGTTCCAGCGGCCGAACCCGTTCCCCACGATGTCGATCTTCGACAACGTGGCCGCGGGGCTGAAGCTGAACGGCGTACGCGGCCGAGGCCGGCTCGGTGAGATCGTGGAGCGGTCCCTGCGCGGCGCGAACCTGTGGAACGAGGTCAAGGACCGACTGAACCGGCCCGGCGCCGGGCTGTCCGGCGGTCAGCAGCAGCGGCTGTGCATCGCCCGCGCCATCGCGGTGGAGCCGCAGGTGCTGCTCATGGACGAGCCGTGCTCGGCCCTGGACCCGATCTCCACACTCGCCATCGAGGACCTGATCGCCTCACTGAAGGACCAGTACACGATCGTGATCGTCACCCACAACATGCAGCAGGCCGCCCGGGTGAGCGACACGACCGGCTTCTTCAACCTGTCCGCCCAGGGACAACCCGGCCGCCTGATCGAGATCGACGACACGAACAAGATCTTTACGAATCCGACCGAGAAGGCGACGGAGGACTACATCACCGGCCGTTTCGGTTGA